A single Oryza brachyantha chromosome 8, ObraRS2, whole genome shotgun sequence DNA region contains:
- the LOC102705002 gene encoding myb-related protein 2-like isoform X2, producing the protein MSSQQQQQQYAGEAAAGARTRLRWTGQLHERFVLAVAELGGADRATPKSVLTAMAEPGLTLYHLKSHLQKYRQAVSRGGNGGGPNDRSSSSDRQPADYDGDGTADEPRTIAYDVAGDAKAPCDSSRTMMQMQREVQRKLQEQIEVQKHLQLRMEAQGRYLQSVLRRAQQVLADHSLASSPEAAKTELSELSSAVEIECVSSPSPPRRYRRSAAAADSCVTTSSSSEGESKAAGSKRLHTSDCTVEQPVQGKRAFPYLQRQHQTEEEDEEQDDDDEQEEYAGAEDGSSSEIDLNR; encoded by the exons ATGTcgtcgcagcagcagcagcagcagtacgccggcgaggccgccgccggtgccagGACGCGACTCAGGTGGACCGGGCAGCTTCACGAGCGGTTCGTCCTCGCTGtggcggagctcggcggcgcaGACA GAGCGACGCCCAAGTCCGTGCTGACTGCCATGGCCGAGCCGGGGCTCACCTTGTACCACCTCAAGAGCCACCTCCAG AAGTACCGGCAGGCGGTAAGCCGCGGCGGCAATGGAGGCGGCCCGAACGACCGGTCATCCTCGTCGGACCGCCAGCCGGCCGACTACGACGGCGATGGCACCGCCGATGAGCCACGTACCATTGCTtacgacgtcgccggcgatgcTAAGGCGCCCTGTGATTCTTCCAGAACCATGATGCAGATGCAGAGGGAAGTGCAGAGAAAGCTGCAGGAGCAGATTGag GTCCAGAAACATCTCCAGCTGAGGATGGAGGCGCAGGGGAGGTACCTGCAGTCGGTGCTACGCAGGGCGCAGCAAGTCCTCGCCGACCACAGCCTGGCAAGCTCGCCGGAGGCCGCCAAGACGGAGCTCTCGGAGCTCTCCTCCGCCGTGGAGATCGAGTGCGtgtcctccccctccccgcccCGGCGCTaccgccgctccgccgccgcagccgacAGCTGCGTGacaacgtcgtcgtcgtcggagggcGAGAGCAAGGCCGCCGGGTCCAAGCGGCTCCACACCAGCGACTGCACCGTCGAGCAGCCGGTGCAGGGCAAGAGGGCCTTCCCCTACCTGCAGAGGCAACACCAgacagaggaagaagatgaagaacAAGATGACGATGACGAACAAGAAGAATATGCAGGAGCAGAGGATGGAAGCTCATCAGAGATCGATCTGAACAGGTAG
- the LOC107304834 gene encoding uncharacterized protein LOC107304834 encodes MRASSSTEGKHARALVRAAVCGCLPGGGWLDATGRRVWPRFRSQSRGMVPGLEEVPRDLPFLPACLLAADDYSPHSHLLCGGLLFSVESVLGLGSRHTKANIYNVEEN; translated from the exons ATGCGGGCGTCATCATCCACGGAAGGGAAGCATGCCCGCGCCCTTGTACGGGCGGCGGTTTGCGGATGCCTGCCGGGCGGCGGCTGGTTGGATGCGACGGGACGACGGGTTTGGCCGCGGTTCCGGTCACAATCAAG AGGGATGGTGCCGGGTCTGGAGGAAGTTCCACGTGATCTACCGTTTCTTCCTGCCTGCCTGCTTGCCGCGGATGATTATTCTCCACACAGTCACCTTCTTTGTGGTGGATTGCTCTTTTCAGTGGAGTCAGTGCTCGGCCTCGGCAGTCGGCACACCAAG gcaaatatttataatgtgGAAGAGAACTGA
- the LOC102705002 gene encoding myb-related protein 2-like isoform X1, protein MSSQQQQQQYAGEAAAGARTRLRWTGQLHERFVLAVAELGGADRATPKSVLTAMAEPGLTLYHLKSHLQKYRQAVSRGGNGGGPNDRSSSSDRQPADYDGDGTADEPRTIAYDVAGDAKAPCDSSRTMMQMQREVQRKLQEQIEVQKHLQLRMEAQGRYLQSVLRRAQQVLADHSLASSPEAAKTELSELSSAVEIECVSSPSPPRRYRRSAAAADSCVTTSSSSEGESKAAGSKRLHTSDCTVEQPVQGKRAFPYLQRQHQTEEEDEEQDDDDEQEEYAGAEDGSSSEIDLNRPSCRCMWHA, encoded by the exons ATGTcgtcgcagcagcagcagcagcagtacgccggcgaggccgccgccggtgccagGACGCGACTCAGGTGGACCGGGCAGCTTCACGAGCGGTTCGTCCTCGCTGtggcggagctcggcggcgcaGACA GAGCGACGCCCAAGTCCGTGCTGACTGCCATGGCCGAGCCGGGGCTCACCTTGTACCACCTCAAGAGCCACCTCCAG AAGTACCGGCAGGCGGTAAGCCGCGGCGGCAATGGAGGCGGCCCGAACGACCGGTCATCCTCGTCGGACCGCCAGCCGGCCGACTACGACGGCGATGGCACCGCCGATGAGCCACGTACCATTGCTtacgacgtcgccggcgatgcTAAGGCGCCCTGTGATTCTTCCAGAACCATGATGCAGATGCAGAGGGAAGTGCAGAGAAAGCTGCAGGAGCAGATTGag GTCCAGAAACATCTCCAGCTGAGGATGGAGGCGCAGGGGAGGTACCTGCAGTCGGTGCTACGCAGGGCGCAGCAAGTCCTCGCCGACCACAGCCTGGCAAGCTCGCCGGAGGCCGCCAAGACGGAGCTCTCGGAGCTCTCCTCCGCCGTGGAGATCGAGTGCGtgtcctccccctccccgcccCGGCGCTaccgccgctccgccgccgcagccgacAGCTGCGTGacaacgtcgtcgtcgtcggagggcGAGAGCAAGGCCGCCGGGTCCAAGCGGCTCCACACCAGCGACTGCACCGTCGAGCAGCCGGTGCAGGGCAAGAGGGCCTTCCCCTACCTGCAGAGGCAACACCAgacagaggaagaagatgaagaacAAGATGACGATGACGAACAAGAAGAATATGCAGGAGCAGAGGATGGAAGCTCATCAGAGATCGATCTGAACAG GCCCAGCTGCAGATGCATGTGGCATGCTTGA